From the genome of Streptomyces sp. FXJ1.172:
AGAACGTCATGGCCCTCAACACCGCCTTCGGCGAGGAGCTGGACGACGAGGGCAAGGCCACCGCCGAGTCGAAGAAGCCGAAGTCCGCCAAGAAGATCGTCGCCACCTGCCCGCACTGCCTCAACACCCTCGGCAACGAATACCCCCAGCTCGGCGGCGACTACGAGGTCATCCACCACACCCAGCTGCTCCAGCACCTGGTCGACGAGGGCAAACTCGTCCCCGTCACCCCGGTCGAGGGCATCATCACCTACCACGACCCCTGCTACCTGGGCCGCCACAACAAGATCTACACGCCCCCGCGCGAGATCATCGGCAAGGTCCCGGGCCTCAGGAACGAGGAGATGCACCGCCACAAGGAACGCGGCTTCTGCTGCGGCGCCGGCGGCGCCCGCATGTGGATGGAAGAGCGCATCGGCAAGCGCATCAACAACGAACGCGTCGATGAAGCCCTGTCGTTGAACCCCGACATCGTGTCGACGGCCTGCCCGTTCTGCCTCGTCATGCTCACCGACTCCGTCAACGGCAAGAAGAACGAGGGAACGGCCAAGGAATCCATCCAGGTCGTCGACGTCGCCCAGCTCCTCCTCGACTCCGTCAGGACCCCCGTCGACCCCGCCGGCGAGCCCGAGACCGAGAACGCACCGGAGCCCGAACCCGTCAAGTAGCGCCGTACGGAACGGCGTTGTGAAGCACTGAGGGGCCGCCCACGTGCGGCCCCTCAGTCATTGGCCAGCCCCCTTCCATCCTGCATATATTCGACCCCGGATATATGAAACCGCCTACGCGGTTTGTTAGGCTGGGAGGCGGCTCCTGCGCAGCCGTGCCTGCGGAACCGCGGATCCGTGGGCACGTCACCCTCGCGATATAGGTGTGCGTTGCAAGGGGCCTGAGATGTCGGTGTCCTTGCCGGCTCTCGACGTCCCGGTGTCCAGGAGGCAGCACATGGTCAAGCAGGAGCGAGCCGCCCGCACGCGGCGTTCGCTGATCCATGCGGCGGCCGAGGTGTTCGCAGAGGCGGGCTTCGTCCCCGCGTCGCTGGGTGTCATCAGTGCACGCGCCGGTGTCAGCAACGGGGCGCTGCACTTCCACTTCGCCAACAAGGGCATGCTCGCCGAGGCGGTCGAGGCGGAGGCCGTCGAGACCGTGCGGCGGATCACCGAGGCGGCACAGGCCCGGCACGAGAACGACCCCCTGCAGGCGGTGGTGGACGCCATGCACGCGCTGGTCGGCGCCCTGGCCGAGGACGTCGTGGTGCGCGCCGGCTTCGAACTCGCCGGTGACATCGCACGCCGTGCGGCCTCCCCGCTGCGCCAGGAGTGGCAGCGCTGGGTGGAGGACAGCCTCCGCCGGGCCGAACGCGCCGGTGCGCTCGCCGAGGGGGTGTCCTGGAAGGACGCCGCCCGGGTCGTCGTCGCGGTGAGCGTGGGCCTGGAGGTGCTCGGCGGCGAGGACGCCTCCTGGCTCTCCCGGCAGAGCGTCACCCGCATCTGGGACCTGCTGCTGCCGCTGCTGACCGACCGTCCGGACCTGGGTGCCCCGGTGCCCTCGGGCTCGCGGGCGCGGGCGGTCGTACCCCCGCGGGCGCAGTCGCGGCTGACGCGGCCCGAGCAGCGGTAGCGGGCGCCGGGTCCGTGCGCTGCTCGGCGGTGCCCGCGGGGGTGTGGCCGCCCGCGCTTGAGGTGCCGTCCAGAACGCCTTGCGTTTCGCTTGAACTCCGGTACAGCCGGGGATGGTTGCCGCTCTGCTGAGCCTATGGTATTTCTGGCTCCGGATAAGATAAATACGGGCTGTGCGGTTTGGTTTTGGTCGGTCTGAGGCAGCTCGGGCATGAGACAGGGGAGACCCCGTGAACATCGAGGTGCTGGGCGCCTTGGACGTCAGGGAGAATGGTGTCCGCGTGACGCCCACCGCGCCGAAGCCGCGCCAGGTCCTCGCCCTGCTCGCGCTCCAGGCCGACCATGTGGTCTCCGTGGCGGCACTCAGCGAGGAACTGTGGGGCAGCACGCCCCCGCGCAGCGCCCGGACCACCCTGCAGACCTATGTGCTCCAGCTGCGTGAACTCATCGCCGAAGCCCTGGAGCGGGATCCCAAGGGCCCGGTGCAGGACGCCGGGGCGCCGCGCACGGCCAAGGACGTCCTGGTCACCGTGCAGGGCGGCTATGTCCTGCGCAGCGGCGGCGGCACCAGCGACGTGAGGGAGTTCGAGCGGCTGACGGCCCTTGGGTACGAGGCCATGGACGCCGGGGACTTCCGGAGCGCGGCGCGGCAGCTGCGCCAGGCCCTCGGGCTGTGGACCGGGCCCGCCTTCGCCGACGTGCAGGCAGGAGAGCAGCTGCGCACGGAGACCAGGAGGCTCGAGGAGGCCCGGCTGTGCGCCCTCGACCGGCGCATCGAGGCGGAGCTGCGGCTCGGCCGGCATCGCGACCTGCTCGCCGAACTGACCGTCCTCGTCGGCCGCTACCCGACCCATGAGACCCTGCGCGGCCAGTACATGCTTGCCCTGCACCGCTCCGGCCGGCGCAGCGAGGCGCTGGAGACCTATCAGCTCCTGCGGGCCACGCTCGTACGCGAACTGGGACTGGAGCCGTCGGTCGATCTGCGGCGGATCCAGCGTCAGATCCTCGCGGCCGGACCCGACGACCCGCTCGACGGCAGGTCGGACGGCGACGGCGACCGCCTGATGCCGAGCGTCTGACCCCGGGCGTCTGACCCCGGGTGCCGGGTGCCGGGCGTCCGCCGGCAGGCGGTTGCCGGGGTGCCCGAATCGTCGGCGCGTATTTCCAGCCGCGTTTCCCGGCGCTTTCTTCCGCCTTCTTCGCGGAACACCTGCCGTGTTCCGTTCTTTGAGGATTGCTCAAATGCCACTGAAGGAACCGATGCCTCCGGTGTTCGTGCGGCTAGCGTGCAAGCTCGCCGACGACTTTCCGCCATCGGGAGTGCCCGACGACGAACGGAGGGAACCATGGAGATTCAGGTTTTGGGTCCGCTGTGTGCCGCCGTGAACGGGGACTCGATCGTCCCGACCGCGGGGAAGCCCCGACAGGTTCTCGCCTTGCTCGCGCTGTATCCGAGCCGCGTCGTGCCGGTATCGACGCTGATGGAGGAGATCTGGGGAACGGAGCTGCCCCAGAGCGCGATGACCACGCTGCAGACGTACATCATGCAGTTGCGCCGCTGCCTCGGCACCGCGATGGGGCCCGACGCGCCGGGTGCGGTAAAGAACGTTCTGGCCACTCGGCACGGTGGCTATCTGCTCCAGATACCGCCGGAGTCCGTGGACGTGCACACCTATGAGCGGCTCGTCTCCGAGGGCCAGGAGGCCTTCGAGGAGGGCGACGACGAACGGGCCGCCCGCTGCTTCAGGCAGGCGCTCGCGCTGTGGCAGGGGCCCGCGCTGGTGGACGTACGGCTCGGTCCGGTGCTGGAGATCGAGGCCACGCGACTGGAGGAGTCCCGGCTGGTGACCATAGAACGGCGGATCGACGCGGATCTGCGGCTCGGCCGGCACGCCGAACTCATAGCCGAACTCACCGACCTGATCGCCCGCCACCCCCAGCACGAGGGGCTGCACGCGCAGGCCATGGTGGCCCTGTACCGCTCCGGCCGGCAGGCCTCCGCGCTGAACGTGTACCGCAAGCTGCGCGAGGGACTGATCGAGGAGCTGGGTGTGGAGCCCTCGCCGCAGCTGCAGCGTCTGCATCAGGCCATGCTCGCCGTCGACCCGGAACTCGACGTGACGGCGGGGCCGCGGCGGGGCTCGACATTCGACCGCTATGCGGCGTAGCCGTAGGGCGACACGGTCCCGCGCTCTTTTGGGGCGCGGCTGCCGGACCGTGTCCTGAAATACGTGCCCTCGGCTCGTTCTTGAGCGGCGCTCGAGGCTTTGTGGCGATTCTCGAAATCCACCCGTGTGACCGGGCGGACGTAAAGGAGGAGCCATGTCGGACGACCAGCCTGTGCGGCTGTACTGTTTCGCGCACTCCGCTGAAGGCGTCTCCGTCTTCGACGACTGGGCGGCGCGCGTTGGAGCCGGTGTGGAGCCCGTCCCGGTCCCTCTGCCGGGCAGCGCCCAGCGCCTCGCCGAACCCCGGGTGAGCACGCGCGAGGCGCTGCTCGCCGACGTACTGCCGCTGTTCGCCGAGCCGCACCCCGGCCCGTACGTGCTGTACGGGCACGGCCTCGGAGCGATGGTCGCGCTCACTGTGGCGCGGGCCCTGCACGAGGCCGCCCTGCCCGGTCCGGCCCTCCTCGCCGTCGGCGCCTGGCTGGCGCCGCACCTGCCCGCCGGGCTGGCGGACCCTCGCGGGGCCACCGACGCCGAACTGCTGCACGTCCTCAGCGGCAAGGGCGCCGTACCGGCCGGCAGCGACGAGGGAATCTGGCTCAGGTCCATGCTGCCGGTGCTCCGCGCCGACCTGGAGCTGGCCCAGGACCTGCACGCGGCCGCCGCGAGGCCTTCCCCGGCCGGCCTGCTCACCACCCCGGTGCTGGTCGTCGACTCGCAGGCCAACCGGCTCGCCCCGGGCTCGACGGTGGCCGGCTGGGACCGGTGGACCGCCGGGCCGGTCCGCTCGCGCACCGTCCCCGGGCGCCACTTCTTCGTACGCGGCGGCCGGGAACTGCCCCGGCTTCTGGGCCGGGCCTGCCGCGTTGCCCGACGGATCGCCGCGGAGCCCGCGCCCGTCGGCTGATCCCCGTGTTCCGGAGCCACCGGACCCGGTCTTCTCATTCCGCCGTCCCGCCCGTGTCAGCGGCCTGGGCGGCGCAATGTGCACAGAGAGGTGTTCAGATGTCTGGTGAGCGTGTCGACAGGGCGACGCATCACGTGCACGTGTCCGCGCCCGCGGGCGTGGTCTACGCCGTACTCGCCGATGGGGGGAAACTGCCCCTGTACTGCTCCGGAAGCGTCCATGTGGAGTGCCTGGAGTCCGACGGCGGGCGGGAGCGCGTGCGGATGTGGTCCCTCATGAACGGCCAGGTGAAGTCGTGGACCTCGTGGCGGCACCTGGACCCGGTGGAGCGCCGTATGGAGTTCCGCCAGGACGCGCCCGCGTCCTCGCACAACTCGGTGGGCGGCGTGCTCACCATCCGGGCCGAGGGCCCGCGCGAGACCCAGCTGGAACTGCGCTTCGGCACCGACGGCCCGCCCGACGCGGCATGGCTGGAGCAGATGGCCGGCCTGGACATCCGCACGCAGCTCATGCAGCTGAAGAGCTTCGCCGAGCGGTGGACGCGCCTGGACGACCTGGTGCTCACCTTCGAGGACTCGATCCACGTGCACGGCCCGGCCGAGCTGGCCTACGACGTCCTGTACCGGGCCGGGAGCTGGCCCGAAGCGGTGCCGGGCATCGCCCGGGTCGCGCTCGCCGAGGAATCGCCCGGAGTGCAGCGTATGACCCTGGACCGGCTCACCGAGAGCGGCGCGCACACCACTGAGGCGGTGCGGATCTGCTTCCCCCACGCGGGCCGGATCGTCTACAAGCAGACGCGGACCCTCCCGCTGCTGGCGGCACACACCGGCGAGTGGTCCGTGGTCCCCGATGAGCGGGGCGCGACCGTCACCTCGAAGCAGACCGTCGTGCTGCGCGAGGAGGACATCGCCGCGGTGCTGGGCCCGCGCGCGGATCTCGCCGACGCCCGCCGGTATGTGCGCGGGGTGCTCGGCCGCGACAGCCTGGCCCTGCTCACCCAGGTCCGGCGGCACGCGGAGAGCGCCGTCCGCATGCTGTGACGCGCGGTCGACAACTGCTGTGGAAGACACAGGAGTTACGGGTGAACGGTCCCGGCGCCGCAGACCTCGGGACCCGCTCGGACCCCGCTGCACACCTGCTCGGGAAAACGGACTTCGGGCGCGACTGCCACTAGCGTGCTCATCTCGACCGTTGTGGACATGGGCAGGCCAGGAGGCTGCGATGGGGGAGAGGCAGTACGGCTCGGTCCGGGCGGCCGCGGGCGCCCCCGGGGCATCATGACGTCCCACCGCGTCCCGCAGGCCCCGGTCTCCGTGATCGTCGCCCCCGGCCCCTCTCCGCACCCGGTGCCGTGGGACCTCGAGCTGCGCGGACCGCTCGACGAGGCCGCGCTGGAACGGCTGCTGGAGGAGCTGACCGCCGGCGGCGACCCGGACCGGCCCGGCTGGCGGCACCGGCTGCTGCGGCACGGCCCGGACCACCACACCCTGCGGTTCTCCGCGCCGCAGGGGGCGCCCGTCGCATTCGTCGCGGGCCGCGTCGCCGACCACCTCACCGCACCGCCCCCACCGGCCGACCGTCCGCTGACCCCGGCCCAGCGCGCGGCTCTCGCGCGGGAGGGGGAGCGGCGGTACGAGGCGATGGTGCTCGACGCGGCGGCTGCGACCGGCGCGGGCGCGAGCCCGGACGCGGGCGCACTGCGTGCGGCGCTGGATGCCGTCGTGGCCGTCCACCCTCAGCTGCGGTCCCGGCTCGCGGGCGGGGACGGCTGGCACACGGCGCGGGCTCACGACGCGGCCCGCAGCCGCCAAGAGCGGGTGGTGGAAGGGGAGTTCACCGACGAGGCCGGATTCGCCGCACTGGTGGACGCGGCCGGCCGGACCCTCGACGCGTACGCCGGCGACCAGCTGCGCGTGCTGCTCGCCAGGGACCGCCGTACGGACGGAGCGCGGGCCGACCGGATCGCCGTGGTCGCTCTCGAACCGGCCGTGGATGCCGCGTCCTGGCGCATCCTGCTCGACGACCTGACCGCCGCCCTCGCCGCGGCGACCGGCGGCACCGCGCCGCGGCCCGAGCCTGACGGCCTGGCCGAGTGGGTCACCGAACTGCGCGCACTGGCCAGTGACGTGGCCGAGGCCCAGCACTGGAGCCTGGTCGCCGAGCGCCGGGCCCGCGCGGCCCGCGCGGTGCTGCGTCCGCCGCAGCGGGCCCTTCGGCCGGCCGACGGCGACAGCCGGACGAACGTCCGGGTGACGGGGGCGGATGACGGGCCCGCCGTCGTACCGGCGGGCACCCCGGACACCGGGTTCGTGGAACGCGCGGACGAGACGGAATACGCGGCCGAAGAGCCGCCGGGCGGGGCCCGGCACACCGGCTTCACCCTGGGCGAGGACGCCACCGAGCGGATCGCCCAGGGCCTCGCCGGGCGGCTCGCGCTGACCGCCGGGCAGGTGCTGACCGGCGCGTTCGCACTGGCCCTCGCCCGCTGGCAGGGAACCGACGAGGTCGGCTTCGACGTACGCAGCGATCCGCGCGGCGACCGGCCGGGGCTGCGGCGTCTGGCGGGGCGGCTGGCCGAGCCGTACCCGGTCCAGTTCGCCCTCGGCGCGGGCGCCGGACCCGTCGGACAGCTGACCGAACTGGCAGGCGCGCTGGCCGCCTGCGCCGGGCTGGCCGGGGGCGGAGCGGGGTTCGGGGCGTGCCGTGAGTGGAGCCCCGATCCGCAGGTGCGCCGTACCCTGCGCGAGCTGGCACCCGCGCGGGTCTGCCTGGCCGTCGACGACGCCGGCGGGCCGCTGCCCGACTCCGCCCGGCCCATGCACCGTGGCGCCCACCCCGTCGAGGTACGGGCGGAGATCCGCAGCGGCAGGCTGCGCGTCGGGCTCGACTGGCCGCGCGACCCTGCGCACGGCGTCACCGACGCCTCCGCGGGCGAACTGGCGTGCCTGCTGCGGGAGGTGCTGGAGGAGCTGGCCGCCGCGCCCGCGGCTCCGATCCCGCGTGCCTTCTTGAGGGCCACCCCCCAGCAGTCGGTGCTGTACACGGGCGGCGACGCGCGGCCCGGCACCGGACGCCATGTCGAGCAGCTCGTCTGGGTCTGGCGCGGCCCGCTCGACGTGCGCCGCTTCACCCGGTCCTGGCAGTCGGTCTTCGACTGCGAGACCGTGCTGCGCACCGCGTTCACCGACGGCCCCGAACCGCTGCTCGTGGTGCACGAACGGGTCGTACCCGAGATCACCCGCCGGGCGTTCCCCGACGGCGACTGGTCCGCCTTCCTCGAGGGCGACCGGCTGCGCGGCTTCGACCTGCGCCGCCCCGGTGCGCTGCGGTTCACCCTGCTGGAGACGGAGCGGACCCGGTCTGCGGACCCCGTCGCGCCCACCCGGATCCTGGTCACCTATCACCGGGCACTGCTGGACACCTGGAGCGCGCACCTGCTGCTGCGCGAGTTCTACCGCGCATATCTCGCGGGCGGCACCCTGCCCGGGGGCGAGCGCCGGCCCGACCTGCGCGACTACACGGCCTGGGTGGCCGCCCAGGACCCGGAGCCCGCCCGCGGGTTCTGGGCGGCGAGCGCACCACCCGTCGGCGCGGCCTCCTGGCCGGTGCGGTCCGCCGCACGGGCCGGACTGACCGGTGTCGGCCGGGCCCGGCTGCGCCTGGACCCCGTCGAGACCACCCGGCTCGCGCACTGGGCGGGCACCTGGGGCACCGCCGAGAGCAGCGTGCTCCAGACCGTGTGGGCCATCCTGATCTACTGGGCGTCCGGCGCCACCGGACCGGCCCCGGTCTGCTTCGCGGTGACCGTGTCGGGACGCGGTATCGCGCTCGACGGCGCGGACCGGATGCCGGGCCCGCTGCGCAACCCGCTGCCGATGACCGTCGAGGTGGACCCGGCGGGCACCGTGCCGCGGCTGCTGCGCCAGCTGCGTGACCGCGCCCTGGACATGGCTGCCTACGAATGGGTGCCGGCCGACTGGATCCGGGCCTGGCGCAGCGGCGCGGACCCCGGCACCGTCATCGTCTTCGAGGACCCTCCGCATCCGCTGGACGGCCTGGAGGCGCAGCTCGCCGCTCACGGCATCCACGCCGAGCTGCCCGACACCCTGCCGGCCCGCTCGGTGCTGCCCATCGGGCTGCTTGCCCACCACGACAGCGCGGGCGGCCTGGTGCTGACCGGGGTGCACGACCGGGCGCTGCTGGACGAGGAAGCGGCGGCCGAACTGCTCGCGCAGTGCGCCCTGTTGCTGCGCTCGCTGCCGCTGTCGGCGGGCGAGGCCACCACCGTGGGGGAGGCGCTGGAACTGTTGGAGGAGAGCGCCGTACCAGGCCTGGGAGACACCGGCCGGGACACCCCTCTGGTGACGCTGCGGGCGGCACGCCGGGAGCGGGCGGGCACGATTTGCCTGATCCCGCCGCCGGGCGCCCCCGAGACCTGCTACGACCTGCTCGCCAGCAGCTATCCGGGACCGCAGCAGCTCCTGCTGCTCACCGCAGGCGCCGACCCGGACCGGGCCCGGTCGGCCCTCGCGACGCTCCGTACCGCCCGGTCCCTGCTGTTCGCCGGGTTCTCCGGCGCCGGAGTCCTCGCGTGCGACCTGGCCCGGCGGATCGCGGCGGACGGCGGCCGTCCGCCCAGGGTCGTGCTCGCCGGCGCCTGTGCGGACGAGCGGGAACGGTTCGGCGCGCTGGCCCAGGTCCTCCTGGACGCCACCGGACCGGG
Proteins encoded in this window:
- a CDS encoding ScbR family autoregulator-binding transcription factor translates to MVKQERAARTRRSLIHAAAEVFAEAGFVPASLGVISARAGVSNGALHFHFANKGMLAEAVEAEAVETVRRITEAAQARHENDPLQAVVDAMHALVGALAEDVVVRAGFELAGDIARRAASPLRQEWQRWVEDSLRRAERAGALAEGVSWKDAARVVVAVSVGLEVLGGEDASWLSRQSVTRIWDLLLPLLTDRPDLGAPVPSGSRARAVVPPRAQSRLTRPEQR
- a CDS encoding AfsR/SARP family transcriptional regulator is translated as MNIEVLGALDVRENGVRVTPTAPKPRQVLALLALQADHVVSVAALSEELWGSTPPRSARTTLQTYVLQLRELIAEALERDPKGPVQDAGAPRTAKDVLVTVQGGYVLRSGGGTSDVREFERLTALGYEAMDAGDFRSAARQLRQALGLWTGPAFADVQAGEQLRTETRRLEEARLCALDRRIEAELRLGRHRDLLAELTVLVGRYPTHETLRGQYMLALHRSGRRSEALETYQLLRATLVRELGLEPSVDLRRIQRQILAAGPDDPLDGRSDGDGDRLMPSV
- a CDS encoding AfsR/SARP family transcriptional regulator, encoding MEIQVLGPLCAAVNGDSIVPTAGKPRQVLALLALYPSRVVPVSTLMEEIWGTELPQSAMTTLQTYIMQLRRCLGTAMGPDAPGAVKNVLATRHGGYLLQIPPESVDVHTYERLVSEGQEAFEEGDDERAARCFRQALALWQGPALVDVRLGPVLEIEATRLEESRLVTIERRIDADLRLGRHAELIAELTDLIARHPQHEGLHAQAMVALYRSGRQASALNVYRKLREGLIEELGVEPSPQLQRLHQAMLAVDPELDVTAGPRRGSTFDRYAA
- a CDS encoding thioesterase II family protein, which translates into the protein MSDDQPVRLYCFAHSAEGVSVFDDWAARVGAGVEPVPVPLPGSAQRLAEPRVSTREALLADVLPLFAEPHPGPYVLYGHGLGAMVALTVARALHEAALPGPALLAVGAWLAPHLPAGLADPRGATDAELLHVLSGKGAVPAGSDEGIWLRSMLPVLRADLELAQDLHAAAARPSPAGLLTTPVLVVDSQANRLAPGSTVAGWDRWTAGPVRSRTVPGRHFFVRGGRELPRLLGRACRVARRIAAEPAPVG
- a CDS encoding SRPBCC family protein encodes the protein MSGERVDRATHHVHVSAPAGVVYAVLADGGKLPLYCSGSVHVECLESDGGRERVRMWSLMNGQVKSWTSWRHLDPVERRMEFRQDAPASSHNSVGGVLTIRAEGPRETQLELRFGTDGPPDAAWLEQMAGLDIRTQLMQLKSFAERWTRLDDLVLTFEDSIHVHGPAELAYDVLYRAGSWPEAVPGIARVALAEESPGVQRMTLDRLTESGAHTTEAVRICFPHAGRIVYKQTRTLPLLAAHTGEWSVVPDERGATVTSKQTVVLREEDIAAVLGPRADLADARRYVRGVLGRDSLALLTQVRRHAESAVRML
- a CDS encoding condensation domain-containing protein translates to MTSHRVPQAPVSVIVAPGPSPHPVPWDLELRGPLDEAALERLLEELTAGGDPDRPGWRHRLLRHGPDHHTLRFSAPQGAPVAFVAGRVADHLTAPPPPADRPLTPAQRAALAREGERRYEAMVLDAAAATGAGASPDAGALRAALDAVVAVHPQLRSRLAGGDGWHTARAHDAARSRQERVVEGEFTDEAGFAALVDAAGRTLDAYAGDQLRVLLARDRRTDGARADRIAVVALEPAVDAASWRILLDDLTAALAAATGGTAPRPEPDGLAEWVTELRALASDVAEAQHWSLVAERRARAARAVLRPPQRALRPADGDSRTNVRVTGADDGPAVVPAGTPDTGFVERADETEYAAEEPPGGARHTGFTLGEDATERIAQGLAGRLALTAGQVLTGAFALALARWQGTDEVGFDVRSDPRGDRPGLRRLAGRLAEPYPVQFALGAGAGPVGQLTELAGALAACAGLAGGGAGFGACREWSPDPQVRRTLRELAPARVCLAVDDAGGPLPDSARPMHRGAHPVEVRAEIRSGRLRVGLDWPRDPAHGVTDASAGELACLLREVLEELAAAPAAPIPRAFLRATPQQSVLYTGGDARPGTGRHVEQLVWVWRGPLDVRRFTRSWQSVFDCETVLRTAFTDGPEPLLVVHERVVPEITRRAFPDGDWSAFLEGDRLRGFDLRRPGALRFTLLETERTRSADPVAPTRILVTYHRALLDTWSAHLLLREFYRAYLAGGTLPGGERRPDLRDYTAWVAAQDPEPARGFWAASAPPVGAASWPVRSAARAGLTGVGRARLRLDPVETTRLAHWAGTWGTAESSVLQTVWAILIYWASGATGPAPVCFAVTVSGRGIALDGADRMPGPLRNPLPMTVEVDPAGTVPRLLRQLRDRALDMAAYEWVPADWIRAWRSGADPGTVIVFEDPPHPLDGLEAQLAAHGIHAELPDTLPARSVLPIGLLAHHDSAGGLVLTGVHDRALLDEEAAAELLAQCALLLRSLPLSAGEATTVGEALELLEESAVPGLGDTGRDTPLVTLRAARRERAGTICLIPPPGAPETCYDLLASSYPGPQQLLLLTAGADPDRARSALATLRTARSLLFAGFSGAGVLACDLARRIAADGGRPPRVVLAGACADERERFGALAQVLLDATGPGV